In Bradyrhizobium sp. CCBAU 051011, the following are encoded in one genomic region:
- a CDS encoding ABC transporter ATP-binding protein, whose amino-acid sequence MTTPLLAIRSLRAAYGKIEALKGVDLDINAGEIVALIGANGAGKSTLMMTIFGRPRARSGRIEFDGQDITGVPTHDIARLRIAQSPEGRRIFPRMSVAENLQMGADATDSSESDRAISLERVFALFPRLKERMTQRGGTLSGGEQQMLAIGRALMSRPRLLMLDEPSLGLAPLIARQIFDAIRTLNRQDGLTVLIVEQNANHALKLAHRGYVMVNGLITLSGTGSELLQRPEIRAAYLEGGRRE is encoded by the coding sequence ATGACGACTCCCCTGCTCGCGATCCGCTCGCTGCGCGCGGCCTACGGCAAGATCGAGGCGCTGAAGGGCGTCGATCTCGATATCAATGCCGGCGAAATCGTCGCTTTGATCGGCGCCAACGGCGCCGGCAAGTCGACGCTGATGATGACGATTTTCGGCCGGCCCCGCGCCCGCTCCGGCCGCATCGAATTCGACGGCCAGGACATCACTGGCGTGCCGACGCATGACATTGCGCGGCTGCGCATCGCGCAATCCCCGGAGGGCCGGCGCATCTTCCCGCGCATGAGCGTGGCGGAAAACCTGCAGATGGGCGCCGACGCGACCGACAGCAGCGAGTCCGACCGGGCGATCAGCCTGGAGCGCGTGTTCGCGCTGTTCCCGCGGCTCAAGGAACGCATGACCCAGCGCGGCGGCACCTTGTCCGGCGGCGAGCAGCAGATGCTGGCGATCGGCCGGGCCCTGATGAGCCGCCCTCGCCTGTTGATGCTGGACGAGCCGTCGCTGGGACTGGCCCCCCTGATCGCGCGGCAGATTTTCGATGCGATAAGGACCCTGAACCGGCAGGACGGCCTGACCGTTCTGATCGTCGAACAGAACGCCAACCACGCGCTGAAACTGGCCCATCGTGGCTATGTCATGGTCAACGGCCTGATTACGCTCTCCGGAACCGGCAGCGAATTGCTGCAGCGCCCGGAAATCCGCGCCGCCTATCTGGAAGGCGGCCGGCGAGAGTAA
- a CDS encoding endonuclease domain-containing protein, with the protein MSAAGDKPTSPCKGEVDREAGGWGSRFSRTKAVTARARNLRANMTDAETKLWRALRRAQLNGLSFRKQHPIGPFIVDFYCAPLRLAVEVDGGQHAELTKESDDRRTHWLAEKGVTVVRYWNNDVLLNLEGVLSDLLAHTERLAQAATTPTPTLSLSGGGRIEAFTPDGKGGEP; encoded by the coding sequence GTGAGCGCGGCCGGCGATAAACCCACCTCCCCCTGCAAGGGGGAGGTCGACCGCGAAGCGGGCGGGTGGGGGTCACGCTTTTCCCGCACGAAAGCTGTGACCGCGCGCGCACGAAATCTCCGCGCAAACATGACCGACGCCGAAACTAAGTTATGGCGTGCGCTGCGCCGCGCTCAGCTCAACGGTCTTTCTTTCAGAAAGCAGCATCCCATCGGTCCGTTCATAGTCGATTTTTATTGTGCACCACTTCGCCTGGCCGTCGAGGTGGACGGCGGACAGCATGCCGAACTAACGAAGGAATCCGACGATCGCCGAACGCATTGGCTTGCCGAGAAGGGCGTCACGGTCGTCCGCTACTGGAACAATGATGTCCTGTTGAATCTTGAGGGCGTGCTCAGCGACCTGCTCGCGCACACCGAGAGGCTTGCGCAAGCGGCGACAACCCCCACCCCAACCCTCTCCCTTTCAGGGGGAGGGAGAATCGAAGCATTCACGCCCGACGGCAAAGGGGGCGAGCCATGA
- the livM gene encoding high-affinity branched-chain amino acid ABC transporter permease LivM, with product MLKKSLISALVALVLFSLMIGVRTEAGPDGQLTYWTRFGDLAAMVAAVFGGSILIELLRQWWGPVETIRVVPAPVRSALSLAGRLVAPVLLVFTFLVPVLFYNERYILDLAILVLTYVMLGWGLNVVVGLAGLLDLGYVAFYAVGAYSYALLATNFGLSFWICLPLAGILAAFWGVLLGFPVLRLRGDYLAIVTLAFGEIIRLVLINWQSVTGGPNGVTGIPRPTLFGIPLTPADDGLAALLGIEFSPTHRIVFLFYIILALALLTNWVTIRLRRLPLGRAWEALREDEVACRALGINTTTTKLTAFATGAMFGGFAGAFFATRQGFISPESFTFHESALVLAIVVLGGMGSQLGVALAALAMIGGFELFRGLDQYRMLVFGMAMVLLMIWRPRGLIGHRAPTVFLTRKEAISSDLVKEGHG from the coding sequence ATCCTCAAGAAGTCGCTGATCAGCGCACTGGTGGCGCTGGTGCTGTTTTCGCTGATGATCGGCGTGCGCACCGAAGCGGGACCGGACGGGCAACTGACCTACTGGACGCGCTTTGGCGACCTAGCCGCCATGGTGGCGGCCGTGTTCGGCGGCAGCATCCTCATCGAGCTGCTGCGGCAATGGTGGGGGCCGGTCGAAACGATCAGGGTGGTCCCCGCTCCGGTGCGGAGCGCGCTGTCGCTTGCCGGACGCCTGGTCGCCCCGGTGCTGCTGGTGTTCACCTTCCTGGTACCGGTGCTGTTCTACAACGAGCGCTACATTCTCGACCTCGCCATCCTTGTGCTGACCTACGTCATGCTTGGATGGGGGCTGAACGTTGTCGTCGGCCTCGCCGGCCTGCTCGACCTCGGCTATGTCGCGTTCTACGCGGTGGGCGCCTATTCCTATGCCCTGCTTGCCACCAATTTCGGACTGTCGTTCTGGATCTGCCTGCCGCTCGCCGGCATTCTCGCCGCGTTCTGGGGAGTGCTGCTCGGCTTTCCCGTGCTGCGGCTGCGCGGCGACTATCTCGCGATCGTCACGCTGGCCTTCGGCGAGATCATCCGCCTCGTCCTGATCAACTGGCAGAGCGTAACCGGCGGGCCGAACGGCGTCACCGGCATTCCGAGGCCAACCCTGTTCGGCATCCCGCTCACGCCTGCTGACGACGGGCTTGCGGCCCTGCTCGGCATCGAATTCTCGCCGACCCACCGCATCGTATTTCTGTTTTACATTATCCTGGCGCTGGCGCTGCTCACCAACTGGGTCACGATCCGGCTGCGCCGCCTTCCCCTCGGCCGCGCCTGGGAGGCGCTGCGCGAGGACGAGGTCGCCTGCCGCGCGCTCGGCATCAATACGACCACGACCAAGCTGACGGCGTTTGCAACGGGGGCGATGTTCGGCGGTTTTGCTGGCGCGTTCTTCGCGACACGGCAGGGCTTCATCAGCCCGGAATCCTTCACCTTCCATGAATCGGCGCTGGTGCTGGCGATCGTGGTGCTGGGCGGCATGGGCTCGCAGCTCGGCGTAGCGCTCGCTGCGCTCGCCATGATCGGCGGCTTCGAGCTGTTCCGCGGGCTCGACCAGTACCGCATGCTGGTGTTCGGCATGGCGATGGTGCTGCTGATGATCTGGCGGCCGCGCGGCCTGATCGGCCATCGCGCGCCGACCGTGTTCCTCACGCGAAAGGAAGCGATCTCGTCCGACCTCGTCAAGGAGGGCCACGGATGA
- a CDS encoding branched-chain amino acid ABC transporter substrate-binding protein, whose amino-acid sequence MKSLKLIGLALGASLALSTTALAQDISIAVAGPMTGGESAFGRQMKNGAEQAVADINAAGGVLGKKLALQVGDDACDPKQARSVAEKFASAKIPFVAGHFCSSSSIPASEAYADGNVLQITPASTNPLFTERKLWNVARVCGRDDQQGLVAADYIVKNYKGKNVAILNDKTTYGKGLADETKKALNKAGVTEKMFESYNKGDKDFNSIVSRLKRDNVDLVFVGGYHQEAGLILRQMRDQGLKTVLMAGDALNDKEFASITGPAAEGTLFTFGPDPRNKTTAKAIVEKFKAKNIDPEGYTLYTYATMQVWSQAVAKAKTTDPKKVMETIKAGEWDTVLGKLGFDAKGDIKVIDYVVYKWDAKGNYTEINPKGS is encoded by the coding sequence ATGAAATCATTGAAACTCATCGGCCTGGCATTGGGCGCATCATTGGCGCTGTCGACCACCGCGCTGGCGCAGGACATCTCCATCGCAGTGGCGGGCCCGATGACGGGCGGCGAATCCGCGTTCGGTCGGCAGATGAAGAACGGCGCCGAACAGGCGGTGGCCGACATCAACGCCGCCGGCGGCGTGCTCGGCAAGAAGCTGGCGCTACAGGTCGGCGACGATGCCTGCGATCCCAAGCAGGCGCGCTCGGTGGCGGAAAAGTTTGCCAGCGCCAAGATCCCGTTCGTTGCCGGTCACTTCTGCTCGTCCTCGTCGATCCCGGCGTCGGAAGCTTACGCTGACGGCAACGTTCTGCAGATCACGCCGGCCTCGACCAACCCGCTGTTCACTGAGCGCAAGCTCTGGAACGTGGCGCGCGTCTGCGGCCGCGACGACCAGCAGGGCCTGGTTGCCGCCGACTACATCGTCAAGAACTACAAGGGCAAGAACGTCGCCATCCTCAACGACAAGACCACCTACGGCAAAGGCCTCGCCGACGAAACCAAGAAAGCGCTCAACAAGGCCGGCGTCACCGAGAAGATGTTCGAATCCTACAACAAGGGCGACAAGGATTTTAACTCGATCGTGTCCCGCCTGAAGCGCGACAACGTCGATCTGGTCTTCGTCGGCGGCTATCATCAGGAAGCAGGCTTGATCCTGCGCCAGATGCGCGATCAGGGCCTCAAGACGGTGTTGATGGCGGGCGACGCCCTGAACGACAAGGAATTCGCCTCGATCACGGGTCCGGCCGCCGAAGGCACGCTGTTCACCTTCGGTCCCGATCCGCGCAACAAGACGACCGCGAAAGCGATCGTCGAGAAGTTCAAGGCCAAGAATATCGATCCCGAAGGCTACACCCTCTACACCTACGCCACGATGCAGGTCTGGTCACAGGCAGTGGCGAAGGCGAAGACCACCGATCCGAAGAAGGTGATGGAGACCATCAAGGCCGGCGAATGGGACACCGTGCTCGGCAAGCTGGGCTTCGACGCCAAGGGCGACATCAAGGTGATCGACTACGTCGTCTACAAGTGGGACGCAAAGGGCAACTACACCGAGATCAATCCGAAGGGCTCCTGA
- a CDS encoding HAMP domain-containing protein, translating to MSDLSPGASPSARRVAKSNPPAANGASDPLQDLLHALQAMRAGDFSVRMTGDHLGIEGKIADTFNEIVAANQRMAQQLERVGQVVGREGKTRQRVKFDLASGSWADMEGSVNTLIDDLLWPTREVTRAVAAVAQGDLLQTVQLDVDGRPLGGEFLQSATIVNTMIKQLGVFTSEVTRVAREVGTEGKLGGQAQVPEVTGVWKDLTESVNSMANNLTGQVRNIAEVTIAVANGDLSKKITVDVRGEILQLKEAINTMVDQLRSFASEVTRVAREVGTDGKLGGQAIVPGVAGTWKDLTDSVNAMCGNLTAQVRNIANVTTAVARGDLSRKITVDVRGEILELKDTINTMVDQLNSFASEVTRVAREVGTEGKLGGQAQVPGVAGTWKDLTDNVNFMASNLTAQVRNIADVATAIAGGDLSKKITVNVSGEILQLKETLNTMVDQLNAFAGEVTRVAREVGTEGRLGGQANVLGVAGTWKDLTESVNSMASNLTAQVRNIAEVTTAVANGDLSKKITVDVRGEILELKDTINTMVDQLNAFAGEVTRVAREVGTEGKLGGQANVRGVAGTWKDLTDNVNSMAGNLTAQVRNIAEVATAVAKGDLSKKITVNVSGEILQLKETLNTMVDQLNAFAGEVTRVAREVGTDGKLGGQAEVPGVAGTWKDLTDSVNSMAGNLTAQVRNIAEVATAIAGGDLSRKITVDVRGEILQLKETLNTMVDQLNRFAGEVTRVAREVGTEGRLGGQANVPGVAGTWKDLTDNVNSMAGNLTGQVRNIAEVTTAVAKGDLSKKITVDVKGEILELKNTVNTMVDQLNAFASEVTRVAREVGTEGKLGGQAQVPEVAGTWKDLTDNVNFMASNLTAQVRNIAEVATAIAGGDLSKKITVDVRGEILLLKDTLNTMVEQLRSFAAEVTRVAREVGTEGRLGGQAVVPGVGGTWKDLTDNVNLLAANLTTQVRNIAEVTTAVARGDLSRKITVDVKGEILELKNTINTMVDQLNAFAGEVTRVAREVGTEGKLGGQAQVPGVAGTWKDLTDTVNFMAANLTEQVRGIVKVVTAVANGDLKQNLTVKSKGEVAALADTINNMTETLAIFADQVTSVAREVGVEGRLGGQANVPGAAGTWKDLTGNVNLLAANLTSQVRSIAEVATAVTKGDLTRSIQVDARGEVAELKDNINTMIGNLRLTTQVNTEQDWLKTNLARFTNMLQGQRELSTVGRLLLTELAPLVNAHMGVIYQVETADYPQLHLLSSYAGDGAIPHPLIVQFGEGLIGQCAMDKRQRLIADIPHDTAPVNSALLRVIPRNIVVLPVLFENQVKAVIELSSISSFTTSQMTFLEQLTDSIGIVLNSIEATMQTEGLLKQSQQLAGELQTQQKELQQTNEQLEQKAQQLAERNVEVERKNQEIEQARRALEEKATELALTSKYKSEFLANMSHELRTPLNSILILGQQLTENPDGNLSAKQVEFARTIHGAGTDLLNLISDILDLSKIESGTVTVDAEEILTSNLLETVGRPFKHEAENRRLSFKISVDENLSRSMVTDSKRLQQVLKNLLSNAFKFTAEGGVELKVSAAVGGWSAEHPILNHAPAVVAFEVTDTGIGIPLEKQKLIFEAFQQADAGTSRKYGGTGLGLAISRELASLLGGEIHLRSAPGKGSTFVLYLPLKYSGPTIAPRTPAPSPFTPAPALQVASTQERAIEQLPDDRLNLEPGDTILLIVEDDPHYARVLIDLARDKNFKVLVASRGAEALELAKQFQPAAVSLDVFLPDMLGWTVLSQLKHNPLTRHIPVQIITLDEDRQHALARGAFSFVNKPTTTEGVSAALSQIKEYAKPRRKRLLIVEDNAAEQMSITELLGHDDIEILTADTGAEALSTLRNQPCDCVVLDLRLPDMSGFEVLDRLRMDETLSNVPVVVFTGRELSAEEDAELHTMARSIVVKGVESPERLLDETSLFLHRVITELPVEKQRMLEKLNSSDEDLVGKTALLVDDDARNIFALSSVLERRGMKVLTATTGHEAIALVESNPNIAIVLMDIMMPQMDGYQTIGVIRQNPSFGRLPIIALTAKAMKGDREKCLEAGASDYLAKPVNTEQLLLAIRMWLHR from the coding sequence ATGAGCGACCTTTCCCCTGGAGCATCACCCTCCGCTCGCCGGGTCGCCAAATCCAATCCACCTGCCGCCAACGGCGCATCCGATCCGCTACAGGATCTCTTGCACGCTTTGCAGGCGATGCGCGCTGGCGATTTCTCGGTGCGAATGACCGGCGACCACCTCGGGATCGAGGGCAAGATCGCCGACACCTTCAACGAGATCGTCGCTGCCAACCAGCGCATGGCGCAGCAGCTGGAGCGCGTCGGCCAGGTGGTGGGGCGCGAAGGCAAGACGCGCCAGCGCGTCAAGTTCGACCTCGCGAGCGGCTCGTGGGCGGACATGGAAGGCTCCGTCAACACCCTGATCGACGACCTGCTGTGGCCGACCCGCGAAGTCACGCGCGCGGTTGCCGCCGTGGCCCAAGGCGATCTGTTGCAAACCGTGCAGCTCGATGTCGACGGCCGCCCACTTGGCGGCGAATTCCTGCAGTCGGCCACCATCGTCAACACGATGATCAAGCAGCTCGGCGTATTCACCTCGGAAGTGACGCGCGTGGCGCGCGAAGTCGGCACCGAGGGCAAGCTCGGCGGCCAGGCCCAGGTGCCGGAAGTGACCGGCGTCTGGAAGGACCTGACCGAGAGCGTCAACTCGATGGCCAACAACCTCACCGGCCAGGTCCGCAACATCGCCGAGGTCACCATCGCGGTGGCCAATGGCGACCTGTCGAAAAAGATCACGGTCGACGTCCGCGGCGAAATCCTGCAGCTCAAGGAAGCCATCAACACGATGGTGGACCAGCTTCGCTCCTTCGCCTCCGAAGTGACCCGCGTCGCCCGCGAGGTCGGCACCGACGGCAAGCTCGGCGGCCAGGCCATCGTGCCCGGCGTCGCCGGCACCTGGAAGGATCTGACCGACTCCGTCAACGCCATGTGCGGCAACCTCACCGCCCAGGTCCGCAACATTGCCAACGTCACCACCGCGGTGGCCCGTGGCGACCTCTCGCGCAAGATCACGGTCGACGTCCGCGGCGAAATCCTGGAGCTGAAGGACACCATCAACACGATGGTCGACCAGCTCAACTCGTTCGCGTCGGAAGTGACCCGCGTCGCCCGCGAGGTCGGCACCGAAGGCAAGCTGGGCGGTCAGGCCCAGGTGCCTGGTGTTGCCGGCACCTGGAAGGACCTCACCGACAACGTCAACTTCATGGCTTCCAACCTGACGGCGCAGGTCCGCAACATCGCCGACGTCGCGACCGCCATTGCCGGCGGCGACCTCTCCAAGAAGATCACCGTCAACGTGTCGGGCGAAATCCTTCAGTTGAAGGAAACGCTGAACACGATGGTCGACCAGCTCAATGCTTTCGCCGGCGAGGTCACGCGCGTCGCGCGCGAAGTCGGCACCGAGGGACGGCTCGGCGGCCAGGCCAACGTGCTCGGCGTCGCCGGCACCTGGAAGGATCTCACCGAGAGCGTCAACTCGATGGCGTCCAACCTGACGGCGCAGGTCCGCAACATCGCCGAGGTGACGACCGCGGTCGCCAATGGCGACCTGTCGAAGAAGATCACGGTGGACGTGCGCGGCGAAATTCTGGAGCTGAAGGACACCATCAACACGATGGTCGACCAGCTCAACGCCTTCGCCGGCGAAGTCACGCGCGTCGCTCGCGAAGTCGGCACCGAAGGCAAGCTCGGCGGTCAGGCCAACGTGCGCGGCGTCGCCGGCACCTGGAAAGACCTCACCGACAACGTCAATTCGATGGCCGGCAACCTCACCGCCCAAGTCCGCAACATCGCGGAAGTCGCGACCGCCGTGGCGAAAGGCGACCTGTCGAAGAAGATCACGGTGAACGTATCAGGGGAAATCCTTCAGCTGAAGGAAACGCTGAACACGATGGTCGACCAGCTCAACGCCTTTGCCGGCGAAGTGACGCGCGTCGCGCGCGAGGTCGGCACCGACGGCAAGCTCGGCGGCCAGGCCGAAGTGCCCGGCGTCGCCGGCACCTGGAAGGACTTGACGGACTCGGTGAACTCGATGGCGGGCAACCTCACCGCCCAGGTCCGTAACATCGCGGAAGTGGCGACCGCGATCGCGGGCGGCGACCTCTCGCGAAAAATCACGGTCGACGTGCGCGGCGAGATCCTGCAGCTCAAGGAAACTCTGAACACGATGGTCGACCAGCTCAACCGCTTCGCCGGTGAGGTGACGCGCGTGGCGCGCGAGGTCGGCACCGAGGGTCGATTGGGCGGTCAGGCCAACGTGCCCGGCGTCGCCGGCACCTGGAAAGACCTCACCGACAACGTCAACTCGATGGCCGGCAATCTGACCGGCCAGGTCCGCAACATCGCCGAAGTAACGACCGCGGTGGCGAAGGGCGACCTCTCGAAAAAGATCACCGTCGACGTCAAGGGCGAGATTCTCGAGCTGAAGAACACCGTCAATACGATGGTGGACCAGCTCAACGCCTTCGCTTCCGAAGTGACGCGCGTGGCCCGCGAGGTCGGCACCGAAGGCAAGCTCGGCGGCCAGGCCCAGGTGCCTGAAGTTGCCGGCACCTGGAAGGACCTCACCGACAACGTCAACTTCATGGCCTCGAACCTGACCGCGCAGGTCCGCAACATCGCCGAGGTCGCAACCGCCATCGCCGGCGGCGACCTGTCCAAGAAGATCACGGTCGACGTGCGCGGCGAAATCCTGCTGCTCAAGGACACCCTCAACACGATGGTCGAGCAGCTACGTTCGTTCGCCGCCGAAGTGACGCGCGTCGCGCGCGAGGTCGGCACCGAGGGACGGCTCGGCGGCCAGGCCGTGGTGCCCGGCGTCGGCGGCACCTGGAAGGACCTCACCGACAACGTCAACCTGTTGGCGGCCAACTTGACCACACAGGTCCGCAACATCGCCGAAGTCACGACCGCCGTGGCGCGCGGCGACCTGTCGCGCAAGATCACGGTGGACGTGAAGGGAGAAATTCTCGAACTGAAGAACACCATCAACACGATGGTCGACCAGCTCAACGCCTTCGCCGGCGAAGTGACGCGCGTGGCGCGCGAAGTCGGCACCGAGGGCAAGCTCGGCGGTCAGGCGCAGGTCCCCGGCGTCGCCGGCACCTGGAAGGACCTCACCGACACCGTCAACTTCATGGCGGCCAATCTGACCGAACAGGTGCGCGGCATCGTCAAGGTCGTGACCGCGGTCGCTAACGGCGATCTGAAGCAGAATCTGACCGTGAAATCGAAGGGCGAAGTCGCAGCGCTTGCCGACACCATCAACAACATGACCGAGACGCTGGCGATCTTCGCCGATCAGGTGACCAGCGTGGCGCGCGAAGTCGGCGTCGAGGGGCGCCTCGGCGGCCAGGCCAACGTGCCCGGCGCGGCCGGCACCTGGAAGGACCTCACCGGCAACGTCAACCTGCTCGCCGCCAACCTGACCTCGCAGGTGCGCTCGATCGCGGAAGTGGCGACCGCCGTGACCAAGGGCGACCTCACCCGCTCGATCCAGGTCGATGCCCGCGGCGAAGTCGCCGAACTCAAGGACAACATCAACACGATGATCGGCAACCTGCGCCTCACGACGCAGGTCAACACCGAGCAGGACTGGCTGAAGACCAACCTCGCCCGCTTCACCAACATGCTGCAGGGGCAGCGCGAGCTCTCCACCGTGGGCCGGCTGCTGCTGACCGAACTGGCGCCGCTGGTCAACGCGCATATGGGCGTGATCTATCAGGTCGAGACCGCCGACTACCCGCAATTGCACCTGCTCTCGTCCTACGCCGGCGACGGCGCCATCCCGCATCCACTGATCGTGCAGTTCGGCGAGGGCCTGATCGGCCAGTGCGCCATGGACAAGCGCCAGCGGCTGATAGCCGACATTCCCCACGATACGGCGCCGGTCAATTCGGCGCTGCTGCGCGTGATCCCCCGGAATATCGTCGTGCTTCCGGTGTTGTTCGAGAACCAGGTCAAGGCCGTGATCGAGCTTTCCTCCATCTCCTCGTTCACGACCTCACAGATGACCTTCCTGGAGCAACTGACCGACAGCATCGGCATCGTGCTCAACTCCATCGAGGCCACGATGCAGACCGAGGGCCTGTTGAAACAATCCCAGCAGCTCGCCGGCGAATTGCAGACGCAGCAGAAGGAATTGCAGCAGACCAACGAACAGCTCGAGCAGAAGGCGCAGCAGCTCGCCGAACGCAACGTCGAGGTGGAGAGAAAGAATCAGGAAATCGAACAGGCGCGGCGCGCGCTCGAGGAAAAGGCAACGGAACTTGCGCTGACGTCGAAATACAAGTCCGAATTCCTCGCCAACATGTCTCACGAGCTGCGCACGCCGCTCAACAGCATCCTGATCCTTGGCCAGCAGCTCACCGAGAATCCCGACGGCAATCTGTCGGCGAAGCAGGTCGAGTTCGCCCGCACCATCCACGGCGCCGGCACCGACCTTCTCAACCTGATCAGCGACATCCTCGACCTGTCGAAGATCGAATCCGGCACGGTGACGGTCGATGCCGAGGAGATCCTGACCTCGAATCTGCTCGAGACCGTGGGGCGGCCGTTCAAGCACGAGGCTGAAAACCGCCGCCTGTCGTTCAAGATCTCGGTCGACGAGAATTTGAGCCGCAGCATGGTGACCGACTCCAAGCGCCTGCAGCAGGTTCTGAAAAATCTGCTGTCGAACGCGTTCAAATTTACCGCCGAGGGCGGCGTGGAGCTGAAGGTATCGGCCGCAGTCGGCGGCTGGAGCGCCGAGCACCCGATCCTCAATCATGCGCCCGCCGTCGTCGCCTTCGAGGTGACCGACACCGGCATCGGCATTCCCCTGGAGAAGCAGAAGCTGATCTTCGAGGCGTTCCAGCAGGCGGACGCCGGCACCAGCCGCAAATACGGCGGTACCGGCCTCGGCCTTGCGATCAGCCGTGAGCTCGCAAGCCTGCTCGGCGGCGAAATCCATCTGCGCAGCGCGCCCGGCAAGGGCAGCACCTTCGTGCTGTATCTGCCGCTGAAATATTCCGGCCCCACGATCGCGCCGCGCACCCCTGCCCCCTCGCCATTCACGCCGGCGCCGGCGCTGCAGGTCGCTTCGACGCAGGAGCGGGCCATCGAGCAATTACCCGACGACCGCCTCAACCTCGAGCCGGGAGACACCATTCTCCTGATCGTCGAGGACGATCCGCATTATGCGCGGGTGCTGATCGACCTCGCCCGCGACAAGAACTTCAAGGTGCTGGTCGCCAGCCGCGGCGCTGAGGCGCTCGAACTCGCCAAGCAGTTCCAGCCGGCCGCGGTTTCGCTCGACGTCTTCCTGCCGGATATGCTGGGCTGGACCGTGCTGAGCCAGCTCAAGCACAATCCGCTGACGCGGCACATTCCGGTGCAGATCATCACGCTCGACGAAGACCGCCAGCATGCGCTGGCGCGCGGTGCGTTCTCCTTCGTCAACAAGCCGACGACGACGGAAGGCGTCAGCGCGGCGCTGTCGCAGATCAAGGAGTACGCCAAACCCCGCCGCAAGCGCCTTCTGATCGTGGAGGACAACGCGGCCGAGCAGATGAGCATCACCGAACTGCTCGGGCACGACGACATCGAGATCCTGACCGCCGATACCGGCGCCGAAGCGTTGTCGACGTTGCGGAACCAGCCGTGCGACTGCGTCGTTCTGGATCTGCGACTGCCCGACATGAGCGGCTTCGAGGTGCTCGACCGTCTCCGCATGGACGAAACGCTGTCGAACGTGCCGGTCGTGGTGTTCACCGGACGGGAACTTTCGGCCGAGGAAGATGCGGAACTTCACACCATGGCACGAAGCATCGTGGTGAAAGGCGTCGAGTCGCCGGAACGGTTGCTCGACGAAACGTCGCTGTTTTTGCACCGTGTGATCACGGAATTGCCGGTCGAGAAGCAGAGGATGCTGGAGAAGCTCAACAGTTCCGATGAGGATCTGGTTGGCAAGACCGCGCTGCTGGTCGACGACGACGCCCGCAACATCTTTGCCCTTTCCAGCGTGCTGGAACGTCGCGGTATGAAGGTATTAACCGCAACCACCGGCCATGAGGCGATTGCGCTGGTCGAATCGAACCCCAACATCGCCATCGTGTTGATGGATATCATGATGCCGCAAATGGACGGATATCAGACCATTGGCGTCATCAGGCAAAACCCGTCCTTCGGCCGCCTGCCGATCATCGCGTTGACCGCCAAGGCAATGAAAGGCGACCGCGAGAAATGCCTCGAAGCCGGCGCTTCGGACTATCTCGCCAAACCCGTCAATACCGAGCAGTTGCTGCTCGCCATCCGAATGTGGCTACACCGCTGA
- a CDS encoding ABC transporter ATP-binding protein → MSGDHILSVDRLSMRFGGIVAVNELTFNAERRKITALIGPNGAGKTTVFNCITGFYKPTSGAIRLTHDDGRTIQLERLNDFRIAKLARVARTFQNIRLFPGMTALENLMVAQHNALMRASGLTFLGLIGAPSWRNAEQAAIDLARTWLDRIGLLDRADDAAGNLPYGDQRRLEIARAMCTEPALLCLDEPAAGLNARESAALSELLLSIRADQGTSILLIEHDMSVVMEISDHVVVMDHGVKIAEGTPKHIRDDPKVIAAYLGTDEEEAIAVMESGT, encoded by the coding sequence ATGAGCGGCGATCACATCCTGTCCGTCGACCGGCTGTCGATGCGCTTCGGCGGCATCGTCGCCGTCAACGAGCTCACGTTTAACGCCGAACGCCGCAAGATCACCGCGCTGATCGGGCCTAACGGCGCCGGCAAGACCACCGTATTCAACTGCATCACCGGTTTCTACAAGCCGACCTCGGGCGCCATTCGCCTCACCCATGATGACGGCCGCACTATACAGCTCGAACGGCTGAACGATTTCCGGATCGCCAAGCTGGCCCGGGTCGCGCGCACCTTCCAGAACATCCGCCTGTTTCCTGGCATGACGGCGCTGGAGAACCTGATGGTGGCGCAGCACAATGCACTGATGCGTGCCTCCGGCCTGACGTTTCTCGGCCTGATCGGCGCGCCGTCCTGGCGCAACGCCGAACAGGCCGCGATCGACCTGGCGCGGACCTGGCTTGACCGCATCGGGCTTCTGGATCGCGCCGACGATGCCGCCGGCAACCTGCCCTATGGCGACCAGCGGCGCCTGGAAATCGCGCGCGCGATGTGCACCGAGCCCGCGCTGCTGTGCCTCGACGAACCGGCCGCCGGATTGAATGCGCGGGAAAGCGCCGCTTTAAGCGAACTGCTGCTCTCGATCCGCGCCGACCAGGGCACCTCGATCCTCCTGATCGAGCACGACATGAGCGTGGTGATGGAAATCTCCGACCACGTCGTCGTGATGGATCACGGCGTCAAGATCGCAGAGGGCACGCCGAAGCACATCCGCGACGATCCCAAGGTGATCGCCGCCTATCTCGGCACCGACGAGGAGGAAGCGATCGCGGTGATGGAGAGCGGCACGTGA